From Chitinivibrionales bacterium, one genomic window encodes:
- a CDS encoding PHP domain-containing protein, protein MNTIPVSNSHIHTPYSFSCFESIEQAVSLAKKEEVDVLGISDFNTIEGYEEFTRQCEKQRVYPLYNIEFIAFSPEDKEKGYRWNDPKNPGAIYFSGKALNYPPSISSDSKNILSSLWKASQDHIWQVIEKVNEYFEEVKIPLSLDYSTIRSVYAKNTVRERHVAKAIFHAFNKQWPDPDTQLRQYQILFKDPSFTTDLNNSATLQNEIRSRLLKAGRPAFVEEKKEAFLPLNDIKRIILDGGGIPCYPVLTDDSIGLNEYEQDIPKLIELFNCLKIYAVEFIPSRNTFDHLKKVVKSFYEEGFCVTFGTEHNTPKMMSLVPSARNGVPLDEELMRIGYEGACILAAHQEQRKNRNTGFIDSKGKKIVDKKEMKELIKIGDKAISDYAGK, encoded by the coding sequence ATGAACACTATCCCTGTATCAAATTCACATATTCACACGCCCTACTCCTTCTCTTGTTTTGAATCAATCGAACAGGCTGTTTCCCTTGCAAAAAAGGAGGAGGTCGATGTTCTGGGTATCAGCGATTTCAATACCATCGAAGGCTACGAAGAATTTACCCGCCAGTGCGAAAAACAACGGGTTTATCCCCTTTACAATATTGAATTCATCGCCTTTTCCCCCGAAGATAAAGAAAAGGGCTACCGTTGGAACGACCCCAAAAATCCCGGCGCTATCTATTTCTCCGGAAAAGCCCTCAATTACCCTCCATCAATTTCAAGCGATTCAAAAAACATCCTCTCTTCTCTCTGGAAAGCATCTCAGGACCACATCTGGCAGGTAATTGAGAAGGTAAACGAATATTTTGAAGAGGTTAAAATTCCGCTCTCGCTTGATTACAGTACTATCCGGAGTGTGTATGCAAAAAATACCGTACGTGAACGCCATGTCGCAAAAGCGATTTTTCATGCCTTTAACAAGCAGTGGCCCGATCCGGACACACAGCTGCGACAGTACCAGATTCTTTTTAAAGATCCGTCATTTACCACCGATCTGAACAATTCGGCCACGCTGCAGAATGAAATCAGAAGCCGTCTTTTGAAAGCGGGAAGACCGGCATTTGTAGAAGAGAAAAAAGAGGCCTTTCTTCCTCTCAATGATATTAAAAGAATTATTCTCGACGGCGGGGGAATCCCCTGTTATCCGGTTCTTACCGATGACAGCATAGGCCTGAACGAGTACGAACAGGATATTCCGAAACTGATCGAGTTGTTCAACTGCCTGAAAATATATGCGGTCGAATTTATTCCATCCCGAAACACGTTCGACCACCTGAAAAAGGTAGTAAAATCTTTTTACGAAGAAGGCTTCTGCGTTACCTTTGGCACCGAGCACAATACGCCGAAAATGATGTCGCTGGTTCCCTCGGCACGAAACGGCGTGCCCCTTGATGAAGAACTCATGAGGATCGGCTATGAAGGCGCCTGTATTCTGGCAGCACACCAGGAACAGCGCAAAAACCGGAATACCGGTTTTATCGACAGCAAGGGGAAAAAGATTGTCGACAAAAAAGAAATGAAAGAGCTTATCAAAATCGGCGATAAAGCTATCAGTGATTATGCAGGAAAATAG
- a CDS encoding SDR family NAD(P)-dependent oxidoreductase — protein sequence MAFARTGKNLPVVVYDNSDKALGLSENKKHFTETLEKLNIPSHHFFDSTVSSGDLVPSIEALAEQSSPLPACVAREKTGLYAVAHTKQDADRLIECIRTDTPCTHTESGSFREGRLGGCIAAITGGAQGFGKGIAEELAREGAYVVIGDIKDEIGNETVGEITSRFGEGSAAFCHVDVTDLASLEEFAACAAKLYGGLDLFVSNAGVLKAGPVDEMDERSFDLVTSVNYKAYFLGTKAVAPIMKIQNSFHAGHFMDIIQISSKSGLVGSNKNFAYAGSKFGGIGLTQSFALELIDSNIRVNSICPGNYYEGPLWSDPERGLFVQYLNAGKVPGAKTIDDVKQFYMSKVPMGRGCTPLDVARAIFYVHEQEYETGQAIPVTGGQVMLS from the coding sequence ATGGCATTCGCCCGCACAGGAAAAAATCTTCCGGTGGTTGTGTATGATAATTCCGACAAGGCGCTTGGCTTATCGGAAAATAAAAAGCACTTTACCGAGACACTCGAAAAACTGAATATACCTTCACACCATTTCTTCGACTCCACGGTATCTTCCGGCGACCTTGTACCGTCAATCGAAGCACTGGCGGAACAATCCTCTCCCCTGCCGGCTTGTGTTGCACGCGAAAAAACGGGTCTTTATGCCGTGGCTCATACAAAGCAGGATGCAGACCGGCTCATCGAATGTATCCGCACCGATACCCCCTGCACGCATACGGAGAGCGGTTCGTTCAGAGAAGGAAGGCTTGGCGGCTGTATCGCCGCAATCACCGGTGGCGCCCAGGGATTCGGCAAGGGGATCGCCGAAGAACTTGCCCGGGAAGGCGCCTATGTCGTTATCGGTGATATAAAAGATGAAATCGGCAACGAAACCGTTGGAGAGATCACCTCCCGGTTTGGAGAGGGCTCTGCTGCTTTCTGCCATGTGGATGTTACCGACTTGGCGTCCCTTGAGGAATTTGCAGCCTGCGCTGCAAAGTTGTATGGCGGTCTCGACCTGTTTGTTTCCAACGCCGGCGTTCTGAAAGCAGGACCGGTCGATGAAATGGATGAACGCTCCTTTGATCTGGTAACATCGGTGAACTACAAAGCCTATTTTCTCGGCACCAAAGCGGTGGCGCCGATCATGAAGATCCAAAACAGTTTCCATGCCGGCCATTTCATGGATATCATTCAGATAAGTTCGAAATCCGGTCTGGTGGGGAGTAACAAGAACTTTGCCTATGCCGGAAGTAAATTCGGCGGGATCGGTCTGACCCAGTCCTTTGCCCTGGAACTTATCGACTCTAATATCCGTGTCAACTCCATTTGTCCGGGTAATTACTATGAAGGCCCGCTCTGGTCAGACCCCGAAAGGGGGCTTTTTGTTCAGTACCTGAACGCTGGAAAAGTCCCAGGTGCCAAAACTATTGATGATGTTAAACAATTCTACATGAGCAAAGTTCCTATGGGCCGTGGATGCACTCCTCTTGATGTTGCGCGGGCAATTTTTTATGTCCACGAGCAGGAATATGAGACCGGACAGGCGATCCCGGTAACCGGCGGCCAGGTAATGTTGAGTTGA
- the fucI gene encoding L-fucose isomerase (catalyzes the conversion of the aldose L-fucose into the corresponding ketose L-fuculose), with translation MAHIDFKKLASSQRKFTEGNRRIVGHVPTIAITPVADGRAGAYESNIAGTWVMAEKVYNLITSKVRLSDGIPPRVVVAPEIVYGARTGALAQEYYTKEGVSANIWVSRSWAYSDELMSACMGIGSSEWQQAAYGLNQTDRPGAVWLKAFCAAMDEKKRPIFSIYNPDLESEEGDLAPFVAERLLRFARAACAVAEMRGKNYLSVGSVSMGIIGSDVRRNLFHHFFGMGSASVDMVAVKGRIEKGLYDHEEFDRAFKFMKSKFKYNFHTGEKPYSDDDLLSECVKMTLIVRDLMIGNPRLADESVGKKQGFKADVEHAQGYNAIAAGTQGQRQWTDLYPNFDMTESLLCSTFDWDGFRQPYVVATENDSKNAIGMLVAHLLTGMPQLFADIRTNWTAESIKAATGKDIGSVAPQGLIDKRNSGAGALDYACDVFKIISGGKDVDIYEVAEKIRTDKKYQQALIDAAIEGTTYEAANLEYFLGDGLSSSYRTPGGLPMTTYRYNVVGDMPTCSIVEGETVELPSDVADHISKVTDATWPESYWAPRGMSSFEYMSKIGPNHDANSFGLIGADMITVNAMLRIPVDFHNISSEQIFRPTMWDRFGGDDFRVCEKLGPLYI, from the coding sequence ATGGCTCATATAGACTTCAAGAAACTCGCATCCTCGCAGCGCAAATTTACTGAAGGCAACAGACGAATTGTCGGACATGTGCCTACGATTGCTATTACTCCTGTTGCCGACGGCAGGGCCGGAGCCTATGAAAGCAATATTGCCGGTACCTGGGTCATGGCGGAAAAAGTGTATAACCTGATCACCAGTAAGGTCCGTCTTTCGGATGGTATTCCCCCACGGGTGGTCGTAGCTCCTGAAATCGTCTACGGTGCCCGTACCGGAGCTTTAGCTCAGGAATATTACACAAAAGAAGGTGTGAGTGCAAATATCTGGGTAAGCCGCTCCTGGGCCTACAGCGATGAACTCATGTCGGCATGCATGGGAATCGGTTCATCGGAATGGCAGCAGGCGGCCTATGGTCTCAACCAGACCGACCGTCCGGGCGCAGTATGGCTCAAAGCATTCTGTGCCGCCATGGATGAAAAAAAGCGGCCAATCTTCTCCATTTACAATCCCGATCTTGAAAGCGAAGAGGGTGATTTAGCTCCCTTTGTTGCAGAACGGCTTCTCCGCTTTGCCCGGGCAGCCTGCGCTGTTGCAGAAATGAGAGGGAAAAACTATCTCTCAGTGGGAAGCGTCTCCATGGGAATAATCGGCTCGGATGTGCGCAGAAATCTGTTCCATCATTTCTTCGGCATGGGATCGGCATCGGTAGATATGGTTGCCGTCAAAGGCCGTATCGAAAAGGGGCTCTACGATCATGAAGAATTCGATCGTGCATTCAAATTCATGAAAAGCAAATTCAAATACAATTTTCATACCGGTGAAAAACCCTACAGCGATGATGATCTTTTAAGTGAGTGTGTCAAAATGACGCTCATTGTCCGCGACCTGATGATTGGTAATCCCCGTCTTGCCGATGAGAGTGTTGGTAAAAAACAGGGATTTAAAGCGGATGTCGAACATGCTCAAGGTTACAACGCGATTGCTGCCGGTACTCAGGGACAGCGTCAGTGGACAGACCTCTATCCCAATTTCGATATGACCGAATCGCTTCTCTGCAGCACCTTCGACTGGGACGGTTTCCGGCAGCCCTATGTGGTCGCCACCGAAAACGACTCGAAGAATGCCATTGGAATGCTGGTGGCTCATCTGCTCACCGGTATGCCGCAGCTTTTCGCCGACATCAGAACAAACTGGACAGCGGAAAGTATCAAAGCCGCAACCGGCAAAGATATCGGCTCAGTTGCACCCCAGGGACTCATCGATAAACGAAACTCCGGCGCCGGAGCCCTCGATTATGCCTGTGATGTTTTCAAAATTATCTCCGGCGGCAAAGATGTCGATATCTATGAAGTTGCCGAGAAAATCCGGACCGACAAAAAATATCAACAGGCGCTTATCGATGCTGCTATCGAAGGCACTACCTACGAGGCCGCAAATCTCGAATATTTTCTGGGTGATGGTCTCTCGAGTTCATACCGGACCCCCGGCGGCCTGCCCATGACCACTTACCGCTACAATGTTGTAGGTGATATGCCGACCTGTTCTATTGTTGAAGGAGAAACCGTAGAACTTCCGAGTGACGTTGCGGATCATATCAGCAAGGTAACCGACGCCACCTGGCCTGAAAGCTACTGGGCTCCCCGCGGCATGAGTTCTTTCGAGTACATGTCCAAAATCGGACCTAACCACGATGCCAACTCCTTCGGCCTTATCGGTGCCGACATGATCACCGTGAATGCCATGCTCCGAATCCCGGTCGATTTTCATAATATCTCTTCCGAACAGATTTTCCGCCCCACCATGTGGGACCGGTTCGGTGGTGATGATTTCCGGGTATGTGAGAAACTGGGACCGCTGTATATTTAA